Proteins co-encoded in one Oscillospiraceae bacterium genomic window:
- a CDS encoding ferredoxin: MKATIDRKGCIACGLCVSTCPEVFRMADDGLAEVYTDPVPESVEETATEAQENCPVSVITAK, translated from the coding sequence ATGAAAGCAACTATAGACAGAAAAGGCTGTATCGCCTGCGGACTGTGCGTGTCAACCTGTCCGGAGGTTTTCCGGATGGCTGATGACGGGCTCGCCGAGGTTTATACGGATCCTGTTCCAGAATCTGTGGAGGAAACAGCGACCGAAGCGCAAGAAAACTGTCCTGTCTCTGTTATAACGGCAAAATAA
- a CDS encoding diguanylate cyclase — protein sequence MLTKENDKETQINQILNIVKIASLSFPAIALLQYNSFRYNDIVLFLKSGVMIAFVLLLILTTYILWVLIQSKINDKNPIKKWIDPLISMTIAFLSVMLTGSYESSYKYLFLFVIISSSIECTMKESILVSGMSAIFILGIDLGFAPKAEINTFFESDIVLACVFLIVSWTIGYYVNLRKKHIENLKELVNIDGLTGLYNHRYFFDYLSRNIKESENDGSELSLLFIDIDNFKYYNDLYGHQKGDEVLSAIAGIIKKVAQCNSLISRYGGEEFTVLMPKTSEASAIEEAEKIRKSVQEYKFDGQENLPGENLTISVGVSVFPIKAKTGTELLEKADEACYRAKFLSKNRVEAYYSILEELKNNIYNIDSDTIASTKTLIAVINAKDKYTYGHVERVVYYCTLLARKMKLVDTDKKRLIFSAYLHDIGKINISEQILMKTEPLNEEEWEILKNHPQNAVEILKNIGSLNEMIPIVLHHHEKYNGTGYPDKLKGEEIDYLARMLTVADSFDAMTSMRPYQAKKTFDQAISELIRCSGTQFDPEIVKAFISAIQERQ from the coding sequence ATGTTAACAAAAGAAAATGATAAAGAAACACAGATTAATCAGATATTAAACATAGTTAAAATAGCCTCTTTGTCATTTCCGGCTATTGCTCTTCTGCAGTATAATTCGTTTAGATATAATGATATTGTGCTTTTTTTGAAATCCGGTGTAATGATAGCTTTTGTTTTATTGTTAATATTAACAACATATATATTATGGGTATTAATACAATCAAAAATCAATGATAAAAATCCGATAAAAAAATGGATCGATCCATTAATATCGATGACGATCGCATTTTTGTCAGTTATGTTGACAGGTTCATACGAAAGCAGTTATAAATATCTATTTTTATTTGTCATTATTTCATCCAGTATAGAATGCACCATGAAGGAAAGTATATTAGTTTCCGGTATGTCGGCTATATTTATTTTAGGAATTGATCTTGGTTTTGCGCCTAAAGCGGAAATAAATACATTTTTCGAAAGCGACATTGTTCTTGCTTGCGTTTTTTTAATCGTCTCATGGACAATAGGATATTATGTCAACCTTAGAAAAAAACATATTGAAAATTTGAAAGAGCTTGTCAATATTGACGGACTTACCGGGCTTTATAATCACCGTTATTTTTTTGATTATTTATCAAGAAACATAAAGGAAAGCGAAAATGACGGCAGTGAATTGTCATTATTATTTATAGATATAGATAATTTTAAATATTATAACGACCTTTACGGACATCAGAAAGGTGACGAGGTTCTTAGTGCAATTGCCGGTATTATTAAAAAAGTCGCGCAATGTAATTCATTAATTAGTCGTTATGGAGGTGAAGAATTTACAGTTTTAATGCCAAAAACAAGCGAAGCCTCCGCTATTGAAGAAGCGGAAAAAATACGAAAATCAGTACAGGAATATAAATTTGATGGACAGGAGAATCTGCCGGGCGAAAACCTTACAATATCTGTAGGCGTATCGGTTTTCCCGATAAAAGCAAAGACAGGTACGGAGCTATTAGAAAAGGCAGATGAAGCTTGTTACAGAGCAAAGTTTTTATCGAAGAACCGTGTCGAAGCATATTATTCAATTTTGGAAGAACTTAAAAACAATATATATAATATAGACAGTGATACGATTGCTTCAACAAAAACTTTAATTGCGGTCATAAATGCCAAGGATAAATATACATATGGTCATGTGGAAAGAGTTGTTTACTACTGTACGCTTCTGGCAAGAAAGATGAAGCTTGTTGATACAGATAAAAAAAGGTTGATATTTTCGGCTTATCTTCATGATATCGGAAAAATTAATATTTCAGAGCAAATCTTGATGAAAACAGAGCCGCTTAACGAAGAGGAATGGGAAATATTAAAAAATCATCCTCAAAATGCAGTGGAGATTTTAAAGAATATAGGCTCATTGAATGAAATGATTCCGATTGTATTGCATCATCATGAAAAATATAATGGCACTGGATATCCCGATAAGCTTAAGGGAGAGGAAATTGATTATTTAGCAAGGATGTTGACAGTCGCAGATAGCTTTGATGCCATGACATCAATGAGACCGTATCAAGCTAAGAAAACATTTGATCAGGCAATAAGTGAGTTAATCAGATGCAGCGGAACACAATTTGATCCTGAAATTGTAAAAGCGTTTATAAGCGCCATTCAAGAAAGACAATAA
- a CDS encoding cyclic lactone autoinducer peptide, with protein MKKLYGIIAALSTLVAALVASSACLYFIYQPEEPKSLND; from the coding sequence ATGAAAAAGCTTTATGGCATAATCGCAGCGCTTTCCACATTGGTCGCGGCGTTGGTTGCATCTTCTGCTTGTCTTTATTTCATTTACCAACCCGAAGAACCGAAGTCTCTCAACGACTAA
- a CDS encoding accessory gene regulator B family protein, giving the protein MEKLARKLANNISLSLGYDSEKEAVIAYGLIAIIQIVFTTLLVLLFGLLIGTPAEALIVCFSVSFLRKYSGGAHARTAEICTAFSVFYCITAAVIANKLLTVIYNPFIMTAAIIIIYLLSYIIVYKVAPVDSPNKPIRTEIKKKKMKKGSFIVLSIYFIISVLLLASGYKMFFSYGISLLFGVSWQIFTLTHTGAKFIDFINHMFTYNEKKS; this is encoded by the coding sequence ATGGAGAAACTGGCAAGGAAACTGGCGAATAATATTTCGCTGTCGCTCGGTTATGACAGCGAAAAAGAAGCTGTTATTGCATATGGTTTGATTGCAATTATTCAAATTGTTTTCACTACTTTGCTTGTATTACTATTCGGATTATTGATCGGTACTCCTGCGGAAGCATTGATCGTATGCTTTTCTGTCAGCTTTTTAAGAAAATACAGTGGGGGGGCTCATGCCAGAACCGCCGAAATATGCACTGCCTTCAGCGTATTTTACTGTATTACGGCAGCTGTTATAGCTAATAAGTTATTAACAGTGATATATAATCCATTTATTATGACGGCCGCAATTATTATAATATATTTGTTATCATATATTATTGTTTATAAAGTGGCACCGGTTGATTCCCCGAATAAACCAATAAGAACGGAAATCAAGAAAAAGAAAATGAAGAAAGGCAGCTTCATTGTTCTTTCAATATATTTTATTATTTCTGTGCTGCTTTTAGCATCTGGATATAAAATGTTCTTTTCATATGGAATCAGCTTGCTTTTTGGAGTGAGTTGGCAGATATTTACTCTTACTCACACAGGTGCCAAATTCATTGATTTCATAAATCATATGTTTACATATAATGAAAAGAAATCATAA
- a CDS encoding DUF5317 family protein, with protein sequence MIVEIFLVCLLAKVNHYKLKYLFYTWTFYIVLLIQCVLVYIEFSVFFNDYYFIQHVYLIEPAIILSFMFSMFVYKLYKPAITGSFFIVIGTLLNKFVISQNGGKMPVFPSFSYITGYVSPELLGSVDGLHVLGGSNIKFKILTDYIDYGYSILSPGDVFIHLFVCIMLYYLIRALNEKYSNSNDISGFRRKI encoded by the coding sequence TTGATAGTAGAGATATTTTTAGTATGTCTTCTCGCTAAAGTTAATCACTATAAATTAAAATATCTGTTTTATACCTGGACATTTTATATTGTCCTGTTAATTCAATGTGTATTAGTTTATATAGAATTCAGTGTGTTTTTCAATGATTACTATTTTATTCAACATGTTTATTTAATTGAACCCGCTATTATTTTGTCTTTTATGTTTTCAATGTTTGTCTATAAATTATACAAACCTGCAATAACTGGATCATTTTTTATAGTAATAGGTACTCTTCTAAATAAATTCGTAATTTCTCAAAACGGCGGCAAAATGCCTGTGTTTCCGAGCTTTTCATATATTACTGGATATGTGTCTCCTGAGTTGCTTGGTTCGGTTGACGGGCTTCACGTCCTCGGCGGTTCGAATATAAAATTTAAAATTCTGACAGATTATATTGATTATGGTTACAGCATATTAAGTCCGGGCGATGTATTTATTCATTTGTTCGTATGTATTATGCTGTATTATTTAATAAGAGCTTTAAATGAAAAATATAGTAATAGTAATGATATAAGCGGTTTTAGGAGGAAGATTTAA
- a CDS encoding helix-turn-helix domain-containing protein: MILSQKILNLRKKNGWSQEELAEKLNVSRQSISKWESTASIPDISKIIDMASLFGVTTDYLLKDNIEEIEYTGEDTPDDKTRVRVSIQETNEFMETKKSEGVRVGIGAALCVLSPILFIILGYMTENNPWGNNISEALAAGIGVPVLLIMVAIAVGIFISNGFKTKRFEYLTKTDFELEYGVAGIVKNKQHSFEHNYIVSLITGVTLCVLCSVPLIVAGASGASGFTCVLLLSLLLAMVAIAVYLFISFGNIKTSYDLLLREGDYSPEEVEANKAAEKIGGIYWPIIVAGYLAWSFISGDWQITWIVWPIAGILFGGISAAMKIKK; the protein is encoded by the coding sequence ATGATACTTTCACAGAAAATACTTAATCTCAGAAAAAAGAACGGTTGGTCTCAGGAAGAGCTTGCAGAAAAGCTTAATGTATCCCGGCAATCAATATCTAAATGGGAATCAACAGCAAGCATACCGGATATAAGTAAAATTATCGATATGGCATCGCTTTTCGGAGTTACGACTGATTATCTTCTAAAAGATAACATAGAGGAAATCGAATACACTGGCGAAGACACTCCTGATGACAAAACAAGAGTCCGTGTGTCTATTCAAGAAACGAATGAATTTATGGAAACCAAAAAATCCGAAGGCGTAAGAGTAGGCATCGGAGCGGCACTCTGTGTCCTATCGCCTATTTTGTTTATAATTCTCGGTTATATGACGGAGAATAACCCATGGGGCAATAATATAAGTGAAGCTTTAGCAGCGGGAATCGGTGTACCAGTTCTTTTAATAATGGTTGCTATAGCTGTTGGAATTTTTATATCGAACGGATTTAAAACAAAAAGATTTGAATATCTTACGAAAACTGATTTTGAACTTGAATACGGCGTTGCCGGCATCGTAAAGAATAAGCAACATTCATTTGAACACAATTATATTGTGAGTCTTATAACCGGTGTAACTCTTTGCGTCCTCTGCTCCGTTCCGCTTATCGTTGCAGGCGCGTCCGGCGCGTCCGGCTTTACATGTGTTTTGTTGTTGTCGTTATTGCTTGCGATGGTTGCGATTGCTGTGTATTTATTCATATCCTTTGGTAACATTAAAACGAGCTATGATCTTCTTTTACGAGAGGGTGATTATTCACCTGAGGAAGTCGAGGCGAATAAAGCCGCCGAAAAAATTGGTGGTATATACTGGCCTATTATCGTCGCAGGGTATCTCGCATGGAGCTTTATAAGCGGAGACTGGCAGATAACATGGATTGTCTGGCCCATTGCAGGAATTCTGTTCGGCGGTATTTCCGCAGCTATGAAAATAAAGAAATAA
- a CDS encoding phosphotransferase, giving the protein MLNRVVLLSIPMCEPVEFGVCEDGVYILQSWINGEDAEKSIPLLPNSEQYLYGVEAGKILKIIHTISAPLTQEDWETRFNRKIDRKITGYMDCPIKIDGGETLIEYINANRCLLKGRPQCFQHGDYHIGNMMIERGRLVIIDFDRFDFGDPWEEFNRIVWCAQKSPWFASGMIDGYFDGIPPAVFWKLLALYISSNTLSSIFWAIPFGKSEINTMVNQAKNILEWYDYMRSYIPEWYVKP; this is encoded by the coding sequence ATGCTTAACAGAGTTGTTCTTCTTAGTATTCCAATGTGCGAGCCTGTAGAATTCGGCGTTTGCGAAGATGGCGTCTATATACTGCAAAGCTGGATTAACGGCGAAGATGCGGAAAAATCGATACCGCTGCTTCCGAATTCTGAGCAATATTTATACGGTGTTGAAGCCGGTAAAATATTAAAAATTATTCATACGATATCAGCGCCGCTGACGCAGGAGGATTGGGAAACAAGGTTTAATCGAAAAATCGACCGTAAAATAACGGGCTATATGGATTGCCCAATAAAGATTGACGGCGGCGAAACGCTGATTGAATATATTAATGCAAATCGCTGTTTGCTAAAGGGAAGACCGCAATGCTTTCAACACGGAGATTATCACATCGGGAATATGATGATTGAACGTGGAAGACTTGTAATAATAGATTTCGACCGTTTTGACTTTGGCGACCCGTGGGAAGAATTCAATCGTATTGTGTGGTGCGCACAAAAAAGCCCTTGGTTTGCAAGCGGAATGATCGATGGATATTTCGATGGCATTCCTCCCGCTGTATTTTGGAAGTTGCTTGCTCTTTATATATCAAGCAACACGCTTTCATCAATTTTCTGGGCAATACCATTTGGTAAGAGCGAGATCAATACTATGGTAAATCAAGCGAAAAATATTTTAGAATGGTATGATTATATGAGAAGCTACATACCGGAATGGTACGTAAAACCTTAA
- a CDS encoding ferrous iron transport protein A, with protein MNLDKLPIGRFAVIRSVNGNSTLRLRLLDMGLIPGTKVSVHKVAPMGDPIEISVRGYELTIRKDDAALIELNEEA; from the coding sequence ATGAATCTTGATAAGCTGCCCATCGGACGCTTTGCTGTAATTCGTTCAGTAAACGGAAACAGCACGTTGCGCCTCAGGCTGCTGGACATGGGCCTTATACCCGGTACAAAGGTTTCAGTACATAAAGTTGCACCTATGGGAGATCCAATAGAAATTTCGGTACGCGGATATGAGCTTACTATCAGAAAAGATGACGCGGCTCTTATAGAACTTAACGAGGAGGCCTGA
- the feoB gene encoding ferrous iron transport protein B: protein MTFALVGNQNCGKTTLFNALTGSNCHVGNFPGVTIEQKSGFINNYKNCSVVDLPGIYSIRPYSAEEIVTRDFILNEKPDAIINIVDATNIERNLYLTLQILELRVPTVLALNMMDEVRGNGGSIDITRMSELLGITVIPISAAKGEGISDLIKAVVNAASQKTRPAVTELCSPGPVHRCIHSVAHVIEDHAQKLGIPSRFAAIKLIEGDDLNFITRLALSQNEVELIEHSVIEMENERGLDRNAALADMRYDFITKVCEASVIKGSESKERKFSEKLDKILTGKFTAIPIFIAIMAMVFWLTFSIIGGFFSELLSTGIDSLGNIVGKALSGYNLNPVFQSLVTDGIFAGVGAVVSFLPIILVLFFFLSILEDTGYMTRVAFFMDKLLRHIGLSGRSFVPMIIGFGCSVPAVMATRTLSSERDRHMTVLLIPFMSCSAKIPIYAIFCAAFFPAHSALAMTLLYIIGMVIGIVIALILNKTAYRGKPVPFVMELPNYRLPSFKSVLLLLREKANDFLQRAFTVILYATLIIWCLSSFDTKLNFITDSSNSLLAFFGRAITPVFKPLGFSDWRIVSSLIAGFSAKEAVVGTLSVLSSSGLSELNTVLPGMFNGLSAVSFLIFTLLYTPCIAAVNAIKRELGSGWKALGVVISQCVIAWICSFAVYNIGSMLL from the coding sequence ATGACTTTTGCGCTTGTCGGAAATCAGAACTGCGGAAAGACAACGCTCTTTAACGCGCTAACAGGTTCAAATTGCCATGTAGGTAATTTTCCCGGAGTGACAATAGAACAAAAATCAGGATTTATAAATAATTATAAAAACTGTTCTGTCGTAGATCTTCCGGGTATATATTCCATTCGGCCGTATTCCGCCGAAGAAATCGTCACAAGAGATTTTATTCTGAATGAAAAGCCCGATGCCATTATAAACATTGTCGATGCAACTAATATAGAACGTAATCTTTATCTGACGCTACAAATTCTTGAGCTGCGAGTGCCGACCGTACTTGCATTGAATATGATGGACGAAGTCAGGGGAAACGGAGGTTCAATTGATATTACCAGGATGTCCGAGTTGCTGGGCATAACGGTTATACCTATATCCGCAGCAAAAGGCGAAGGTATTTCAGATCTTATAAAAGCTGTTGTCAATGCCGCTTCTCAAAAAACTCGGCCTGCGGTAACGGAGCTTTGCTCTCCCGGACCCGTACATCGCTGTATACATTCAGTTGCTCATGTAATTGAAGATCATGCCCAAAAGCTTGGTATACCCTCCCGCTTTGCCGCTATAAAGCTGATTGAGGGAGATGATTTGAATTTTATTACACGCTTGGCTCTTTCCCAAAATGAAGTTGAGCTTATCGAGCATTCGGTCATAGAGATGGAAAATGAGCGCGGACTTGATCGCAACGCTGCGCTTGCTGATATGAGATATGACTTTATAACCAAAGTATGCGAAGCGTCTGTGATCAAAGGCAGTGAAAGTAAGGAACGAAAGTTTAGCGAAAAGCTTGACAAGATTCTCACAGGAAAATTTACTGCAATACCTATTTTTATAGCGATAATGGCCATGGTTTTCTGGCTTACGTTCAGTATAATCGGTGGCTTTTTTTCTGAGCTCTTGTCGACAGGAATCGACTCGCTCGGTAACATTGTCGGAAAAGCGTTGTCTGGATACAATTTAAACCCTGTATTTCAAAGTCTTGTAACCGACGGAATATTTGCCGGAGTAGGAGCGGTTGTGTCATTCCTTCCGATAATCCTGGTTTTATTTTTCTTTCTGTCTATTCTTGAAGACACAGGATATATGACGCGAGTTGCTTTTTTTATGGATAAGTTGTTGCGCCATATCGGCCTTTCCGGAAGAAGCTTTGTTCCTATGATCATCGGCTTCGGTTGTTCGGTACCTGCCGTAATGGCGACACGCACGCTTTCCAGTGAACGCGACCGACACATGACCGTTCTGTTGATACCGTTCATGAGCTGCTCCGCTAAAATACCTATATATGCAATTTTCTGCGCCGCATTCTTTCCTGCTCATTCCGCGTTGGCAATGACTTTGCTTTATATAATAGGTATGGTAATCGGTATTGTAATAGCTCTTATTCTGAATAAGACTGCTTATCGCGGAAAACCGGTTCCTTTTGTTATGGAGCTTCCTAACTACAGACTTCCTTCTTTTAAAAGTGTTCTGCTTCTTTTACGTGAAAAAGCAAACGATTTCTTACAGAGAGCATTTACTGTCATTCTTTACGCTACTTTGATAATCTGGTGTCTGAGCTCGTTTGATACAAAGCTTAATTTTATTACAGATTCCTCCAATAGCCTCCTTGCTTTCTTTGGCAGGGCAATAACTCCTGTTTTCAAGCCACTCGGTTTTTCAGATTGGAGAATAGTATCTTCATTAATAGCTGGTTTTTCTGCTAAGGAAGCCGTTGTCGGGACTTTAAGCGTATTGTCTTCATCAGGTTTGTCTGAGCTGAACACAGTTCTTCCCGGTATGTTTAATGGTCTGTCGGCCGTTAGTTTTCTGATATTCACCCTTCTTTATACTCCTTGTATTGCCGCTGTAAACGCTATTAAAAGAGAGCTTGGTTCTGGATGGAAAGCTTTAGGTGTGGTAATATCTCAGTGCGTAATCGCATGGATATGCTCTTTTGCTGTATATAACATAGGCAGTATGTTATTATAA
- a CDS encoding DUF6483 family protein — translation MYYEKDWVLRQINIIIQFVAKLVYKIDDIEYSPSGMPGLVSDKIYEKIKKLIGENKLNEAENELFEAMEARDGSFLLVALDFYQTLNRMTDKELVQCGFSRSEILDGLITVLNHLGVPYYSY, via the coding sequence ATGTATTACGAAAAAGACTGGGTATTACGCCAAATAAATATTATAATTCAATTTGTAGCAAAGCTTGTTTATAAAATTGATGATATCGAATACTCTCCATCGGGAATGCCCGGCCTGGTGTCTGATAAAATATACGAAAAAATTAAAAAGCTTATAGGTGAAAACAAGCTTAATGAAGCGGAGAATGAGCTTTTCGAAGCTATGGAAGCTCGTGACGGTAGTTTTCTGCTTGTTGCGCTTGATTTTTATCAGACTCTCAACAGAATGACAGATAAGGAGCTTGTCCAGTGCGGTTTTTCAAGAAGCGAAATATTAGACGGACTTATCACGGTGCTTAATCACCTGGGCGTTCCGTATTACAGTTATTAA
- the fliB gene encoding flagellin lysine-N-methylase, producing the protein MWIIIVQFYFIETEHKYTKSAEFIVPDYYKDFSCKCSSCRSICCQGWGISVSYEEYNRLIGLPCSKKLRARLDRAFVICDHPYQERYALVAPDSDGRCPLLMANGYCMLHADRGPCSLPKICKLYPRAIRKGYIPECVCSCSCEKVVELLISSTAPLTFSSEQITIDPSDIPTCSYVLEGYKRDILYHCIGIMEDRSLKIKDRIIEIGKYITDKTGVQLEMYPDIFCFSSFSYSFIYAIKLISILGNVSRELKAYGFMCLKYLGVNTDKLDEYTIPDQTELEYASHKYTEALSHLETVLPDYPLYFEKILVNHMFYENFPFSDPKESPANTFVSFCAVYSLIKLTTACYMNDKSEKDDFTDSVSGIMHFIEHTSFYMNAEVIFRSFCVSSKVLINSLSDI; encoded by the coding sequence TTGTGGATTATAATAGTTCAGTTTTATTTTATTGAAACGGAGCATAAATATACGAAATCAGCCGAATTTATCGTACCTGATTATTACAAGGATTTTTCATGCAAATGCTCATCATGCCGAAGCATTTGCTGCCAGGGCTGGGGCATATCCGTTTCATACGAAGAATATAACAGACTGATCGGGCTTCCATGCTCGAAAAAACTGCGTGCCAGGCTTGACAGAGCATTTGTAATATGCGATCATCCATATCAGGAACGCTATGCTCTTGTTGCTCCGGATTCGGATGGACGCTGTCCGCTGCTTATGGCAAACGGATATTGTATGTTACATGCAGATCGCGGGCCTTGTTCACTTCCGAAGATATGCAAGCTATATCCCCGCGCTATCAGAAAAGGTTATATTCCGGAATGTGTCTGTTCATGCAGCTGTGAAAAAGTCGTTGAATTATTGATTTCTTCTACTGCTCCTTTGACGTTTTCTTCGGAGCAAATTACTATAGACCCTTCTGATATTCCTACCTGCAGCTATGTGCTTGAAGGTTATAAAAGAGATATATTATATCATTGTATCGGCATCATGGAGGATAGAAGTCTTAAAATTAAAGATCGTATAATAGAAATTGGTAAATACATAACTGACAAAACAGGTGTGCAGCTTGAAATGTATCCGGACATATTCTGCTTCTCATCATTTTCATATTCATTTATTTATGCGATAAAACTTATTTCTATATTGGGAAACGTAAGCAGAGAGCTTAAAGCTTATGGTTTCATGTGTCTGAAATACCTGGGTGTAAACACAGACAAGCTTGATGAATATACTATACCGGATCAGACCGAACTTGAATATGCCTCGCATAAATATACGGAAGCACTTTCTCATCTGGAAACAGTTTTACCGGATTATCCGTTGTATTTTGAAAAAATTCTTGTTAATCATATGTTTTATGAAAATTTTCCGTTTTCCGATCCGAAAGAATCGCCCGCAAATACCTTCGTTTCTTTCTGCGCGGTATATTCACTTATTAAGCTCACAACAGCATGTTATATGAATGATAAATCAGAAAAAGATGATTTTACAGATTCGGTTTCAGGTATAATGCATTTCATCGAGCATACATCGTTTTATATGAACGCAGAAGTTATTTTCCGGTCATTTTGTGTTTCATCAAAAGTACTAATTAATAGTTTGTCAGATATATAA
- a CDS encoding chloride channel protein has translation MYNFTDNTVRKLKNAVSFAFSTLFLPALAGAFTGVWVCIYKVISNIIIKKSHEIYIFAEKNLLNITLACAIAALLALITVYILKRSPSAKGGGIPTAIAALRGFISIKWFRDLICVLFSSLITYFVGVPLGNEGPSVQMGSCIGMGCAEMSGKKHKALKRYIMTGGASAGFAVATGAPVSGIFFALEEAHRRFTPMIVLSSSVSVVSGFFIASALSNALGISISGFSLEAQAVLGINMFWIPVLMGICAGISNILILFSYKILKKFSNKLVDFPFTLRIIFIFILTVLIGMLSYNFTGSGHDVVEKIFTGSIVWYMLIIIFAVRCVMTLFSSISGVTGGLFLPTILFGALSASLCAKCIIASGAINQEYYTAMIVIGIAAFLGSAFKTPITAVIFAIEVFGGLNNSMFIVLGVYTSYFILETAGFASINDIVIEHKIGKLRKGKSCRIVEVKCKVLPGSFVSGKEARDILWPASCLVLSVIHPDGTNIRKPLGDGDEILMHIETYDMDSIIEELNNLMGEQSLLELKDKILQKSTEE, from the coding sequence ATGTACAATTTTACCGATAATACCGTAAGAAAGCTTAAAAATGCGGTAAGCTTTGCTTTTTCTACTTTATTTCTTCCCGCTCTTGCCGGAGCCTTTACTGGTGTTTGGGTATGCATATATAAAGTAATATCTAATATCATAATTAAAAAATCACATGAGATATACATTTTTGCAGAGAAAAATCTATTAAATATAACGTTGGCCTGCGCTATAGCAGCCCTTCTTGCATTAATTACTGTGTATATTCTAAAGCGCTCACCTTCAGCTAAAGGCGGCGGAATACCAACCGCTATCGCCGCATTGCGTGGCTTTATAAGCATAAAATGGTTTCGCGATTTAATATGTGTGCTTTTTTCATCACTAATCACATATTTTGTGGGAGTACCTCTTGGTAATGAAGGACCGAGCGTGCAAATGGGTTCATGCATAGGCATGGGCTGCGCTGAGATGTCCGGTAAAAAGCATAAAGCATTGAAAAGATATATAATGACCGGCGGAGCTTCCGCCGGATTTGCAGTAGCCACCGGCGCTCCTGTGAGCGGTATTTTTTTTGCTCTTGAAGAAGCTCACCGCAGATTTACTCCTATGATAGTGCTTTCTTCATCTGTCAGCGTTGTTTCTGGATTTTTTATCGCATCAGCTTTGTCAAACGCGTTGGGAATCAGTATTTCCGGATTTTCATTGGAAGCGCAAGCTGTTTTAGGAATTAATATGTTTTGGATTCCTGTTCTAATGGGTATTTGCGCCGGAATCAGTAACATATTGATATTGTTCTCTTATAAAATATTAAAAAAATTCTCAAATAAGCTTGTTGATTTTCCATTTACACTCAGAATAATATTTATATTCATATTAACTGTTTTGATTGGAATGCTGTCATATAATTTTACCGGATCAGGACATGATGTTGTCGAAAAGATTTTCACCGGTTCCATTGTTTGGTATATGTTGATAATCATCTTCGCGGTTCGATGTGTAATGACGCTGTTTTCAAGCATATCCGGAGTCACCGGAGGTCTATTTCTTCCGACCATTTTATTCGGAGCTCTCAGCGCTTCGCTTTGTGCTAAGTGTATTATCGCTTCAGGCGCCATTAATCAGGAATACTACACTGCAATGATAGTAATAGGAATAGCCGCTTTTTTGGGCTCCGCTTTTAAAACACCTATTACGGCAGTTATTTTTGCTATTGAAGTTTTCGGCGGACTTAATAACTCCATGTTCATAGTTTTAGGTGTATATACATCATATTTCATTCTAGAAACAGCAGGATTCGCATCAATCAACGATATAGTAATAGAACATAAAATCGGGAAATTAAGAAAAGGAAAAAGCTGCCGTATCGTTGAAGTTAAATGCAAGGTCCTCCCTGGTTCCTTTGTCAGCGGAAAAGAAGCAAGAGATATATTGTGGCCGGCATCATGTCTTGTCCTTTCCGTTATTCATCCCGATGGGACAAATATCAGAAAACCTCTTGGTGACGGAGATGAAATTCTGATGCATATTGAAACGTATGATATGGACAGTATAATAGAAGAGCTGAACAATCTAATGGGAGAGCAGTCGCTTCTTGAGCTAAAAGACAAGATATTACAAAAATCCACAGAGGAATAG